In the genome of Hyphobacterium sp. CCMP332, one region contains:
- a CDS encoding threonylcarbamoyl-AMP synthase — translation MSTDLKKAKTFLKQGDLVAVPTETVYGLAACYNNKSAIQNIFSVKNRPAYDPLILHASNLSMIKALIVNEFPPLAEKLAEKFWPGPLSMVLPKNETIDPIITAGLETVALRIPGHDLLLSLISKLNMPLAAPSANPFGYISPTTAKHVNDQLGGQIAMILDGGPAKIGLESTIVEVKGNHLIVLRAGGVAIEELKEFDSNLEIRTSSSKPNAPGMLDKHYAPKKDFRFQKNFNSSRDNSQIGLIRFNSFSEDFPFENQIVLSPEGKIEIAAQKLYSAMREMDQSRYEIILTETFPNQGIGIAMNDRILRAVNRN, via the coding sequence ATTAGCACTGACCTTAAAAAAGCCAAAACCTTTCTTAAACAAGGTGATTTGGTTGCGGTACCTACTGAAACAGTATACGGCCTGGCAGCATGCTACAATAATAAATCTGCCATTCAGAATATTTTCAGTGTCAAAAACCGACCAGCTTATGACCCACTGATCCTACATGCTTCTAACTTATCCATGATTAAAGCGCTGATTGTAAACGAATTTCCTCCGCTTGCCGAAAAACTAGCCGAAAAATTCTGGCCCGGCCCCCTTTCCATGGTTTTGCCAAAAAATGAGACTATTGACCCAATCATTACGGCAGGTCTGGAAACTGTTGCCTTGAGAATTCCCGGTCATGATTTATTGCTTTCATTAATTTCAAAGTTGAATATGCCCCTGGCGGCGCCCAGCGCCAATCCATTTGGTTACATAAGTCCCACAACAGCAAAACATGTAAATGATCAACTCGGTGGGCAAATTGCAATGATCCTGGATGGCGGCCCGGCCAAAATCGGACTTGAGTCTACCATTGTGGAAGTAAAAGGGAATCATCTTATTGTATTGCGTGCCGGTGGAGTTGCCATAGAAGAATTAAAGGAATTTGACTCAAATTTGGAGATTAGGACATCATCATCAAAACCCAATGCACCGGGAATGCTCGACAAACATTATGCTCCAAAAAAAGACTTTCGCTTTCAAAAGAACTTTAATTCCTCAAGGGATAATTCTCAAATTGGATTGATCCGATTCAATTCCTTCTCGGAAGATTTTCCTTTTGAAAATCAAATTGTACTCAGCCCAGAAGGAAAAATTGAGATTGCGGCACAAAAACTCTACTCTGCTATGCGAGAAATGGATCAAAGTCGCTATGAAATCATTCTCACAGAAACTTTT
- a CDS encoding penicillin acylase family protein — protein MKYLSFVISLIISVGLVYLSNTQFGSTPPMGKLFNPHSGFWQNAEAVGITFTLEKDIKSVSEEVKIVFDDNMVPHIFAYNDRDLYFAQGYVTAKLRLWQMEFQALYAAGRLSEIVGERALDLDRFQRKIGMNWSAKRTLQYIERDDKMFAVLNAYTDGINYYLDNLSPRNKPLEYKILDYEPEKWSNIKTVLLLNYMSWDLSGYNTDLRLTNVLKKYGSDVVKKLYISDEPYMDPIIPPGTKPDFEPLVIPNVPEDAEKALVENSGSSYLSYLEPDKDNGSNNWAISGSRSATNKPILSNDPHLSLTLPSIWMQMHLVTPEMNTYGVCLQGAPGVIIGFNKDIAWGFTNVDSDVLDWYKIKFKDSTLSEYYHEGRWKNTSKRNSTIKVRGADDYFQEVVHTHHGPVVFNPGEKSLRPTLPSGCAMRWMAHEPSNEIKTFYLLNRAKNYEDYTSALKYWSCPAQNFIYADKLNNIAIWPNGRFPLKWEGQGKYILDGSNPLHDWQGWVPQEHNPHVKNPERGFVSSANQDVTDSLYPYYLNWEFTTFERGARINDLLENLENARADDLRTIQNDNFNLQAEIAVPHFLKILESKKNKSELEKKSISILKNWDYKMDAESIAASIYDALWEFYDKALWDDEFNEKEPVMLRPDNTRSLLLLKDSMEAIWFDDINSPEKESRADIVHESFASSIKYLERKFGDEIKTWQWGTVKGTFVGHLARIPGMGTDELWIGGGHNMVNATKKTKGPSWRMVVELGDEPNGFGIYPGGQSGNPGSPFYANMVEDWASGELWPLNYIQSADDLGENEIGRIIFTSSK, from the coding sequence ATGAAGTATCTGAGTTTTGTTATTTCCCTTATTATTAGTGTTGGTTTAGTTTACCTGTCAAATACCCAATTTGGCAGTACACCTCCAATGGGAAAATTATTCAATCCACATTCAGGATTTTGGCAAAATGCCGAAGCAGTTGGAATAACCTTTACATTAGAAAAGGATATAAAATCTGTTTCAGAGGAAGTTAAAATTGTATTCGATGATAATATGGTGCCACATATTTTCGCATACAACGATCGCGACCTATATTTCGCTCAAGGCTATGTTACCGCAAAATTACGACTATGGCAAATGGAATTTCAAGCACTTTACGCTGCCGGCAGATTATCCGAAATCGTAGGGGAAAGAGCCTTAGACCTCGATCGCTTTCAAAGAAAAATAGGCATGAACTGGTCGGCAAAACGAACATTGCAATACATAGAACGCGATGATAAAATGTTTGCTGTTTTAAACGCCTATACCGACGGCATTAATTACTATTTGGACAATTTGAGTCCACGAAACAAACCCCTGGAATATAAAATCCTTGACTATGAACCTGAAAAATGGTCTAATATTAAAACGGTATTGTTGCTTAACTATATGTCTTGGGATCTTTCTGGATATAATACTGACCTGCGTTTGACCAATGTTCTCAAAAAGTACGGTTCTGATGTAGTAAAAAAACTTTACATCTCTGATGAACCTTACATGGATCCGATAATTCCACCAGGTACAAAACCCGACTTTGAACCGCTGGTAATTCCAAATGTTCCTGAAGATGCAGAAAAGGCCCTAGTAGAAAATTCAGGATCATCTTATTTATCCTATTTAGAACCGGATAAAGACAATGGAAGCAATAATTGGGCAATTTCCGGTTCGCGATCGGCAACGAATAAACCCATTTTGTCAAATGATCCACATTTAAGTCTAACGCTTCCCTCTATCTGGATGCAGATGCATTTGGTTACACCCGAAATGAATACATATGGTGTCTGTTTACAAGGCGCTCCGGGAGTGATTATCGGGTTTAATAAAGATATCGCCTGGGGATTTACCAATGTAGATTCTGATGTTCTGGATTGGTACAAAATAAAATTTAAGGACTCCACACTTTCGGAGTATTATCACGAAGGTAGATGGAAAAATACGAGCAAAAGAAATTCTACTATTAAAGTCAGAGGTGCTGATGATTATTTTCAGGAAGTTGTACATACACACCATGGTCCGGTTGTATTTAATCCCGGTGAAAAGTCATTAAGGCCAACGCTTCCTAGTGGCTGTGCCATGCGATGGATGGCCCATGAACCAAGCAATGAGATAAAAACATTCTATTTGCTCAATCGCGCTAAAAACTATGAGGATTATACCTCAGCATTAAAATACTGGAGCTGCCCCGCACAGAATTTCATATATGCCGATAAACTAAACAATATAGCCATCTGGCCAAATGGGCGTTTTCCGCTAAAATGGGAAGGACAGGGGAAATACATACTCGATGGTTCCAATCCACTTCACGACTGGCAGGGCTGGGTGCCTCAGGAGCACAATCCGCATGTAAAAAATCCTGAAAGAGGCTTTGTTAGTTCCGCGAATCAAGACGTTACTGATAGCCTTTATCCCTATTATCTGAATTGGGAATTTACCACTTTTGAAAGAGGGGCGAGGATCAATGATTTACTTGAAAATCTTGAAAATGCACGCGCTGATGATTTAAGGACCATACAGAATGATAATTTTAATCTTCAGGCCGAAATAGCAGTTCCTCATTTTCTGAAAATTCTCGAATCAAAAAAGAACAAGTCAGAACTAGAGAAAAAGTCAATATCTATATTGAAGAACTGGGATTATAAAATGGATGCAGAATCCATTGCCGCGTCAATTTATGATGCATTATGGGAATTCTATGACAAAGCACTATGGGATGATGAATTCAATGAAAAAGAGCCAGTAATGCTGAGACCCGATAATACCAGGTCTTTGCTATTATTAAAGGATTCCATGGAAGCCATATGGTTTGATGATATAAACAGTCCTGAGAAAGAGAGCAGGGCAGATATTGTTCATGAAAGTTTTGCCAGTTCCATAAAATATCTCGAACGGAAATTTGGAGATGAAATAAAAACCTGGCAGTGGGGAACGGTAAAAGGAACTTTTGTTGGCCATCTGGCACGAATACCGGGAATGGGAACGGATGAATTATGGATTGGCGGTGGCCATAACATGGTCAATGCCACCAAAAAGACCAAGGGCCCAAGCTGGAGAATGGTTGTAGAACTTGGAGATGAACCCAATGGATTTGGAATTTATCCCGGAGGGCAATCGGGAAATCCCGGAAGTCCTTTTTATGCCAATATGGTTGAAGATTGGGCAAGTGGAGAGCTATGGCCATTAAATTATATTCAAAGTGCCGATGATTTAGGTGAAAATGAAATTGGCAGAATCATATTTACATCATCAAAATGA